The Hevea brasiliensis isolate MT/VB/25A 57/8 chromosome 9, ASM3005281v1, whole genome shotgun sequence nucleotide sequence AATTATTTTAAAGcaaaatttttctaatttaacTATTCAATTCCTGTAATTTGAATAATATTGCTATTTAATTAGTCacctaattttaaatttattatctaTATCCAGTctctatttataattattatctttCTTTTAACTAAATTAACTAACACAGATTAATAAATTAGACTAAACTATTGACGGACTAAcaataagaaattaaatagtattttttttaataaatgaacTAAGTAACTAATTTCAttaaagtataaaaattaaatagtaatttttttaaataaaaaataaataatgagtcataattaaaaaaaaaaagagtgtattacactttttttaaataatttaaagaatAATTTGTGTCTTACGTAGAATATTTAGCGCACGAGGTGAACCTGGAATAAAGTAAATGAAATTTTCATTACACAAGCTTTTGATAGTAAGACTACGTCAATTGGAGAGAAAATATGTCACCAATATATATGTTAATCGGgagaaattttataatattacggTAATTTCatgtaaatttatataaattaaaaaaaaacgtaaagtttaaatttcattttaattgttattaataatttatcaaaatttttaattattattaattttaacttaaattaccaatttatgaatttttaaatctaGACATGCAAAGTTGTAGGTTAAGAATCGCTTTTagctcattttaattattttaaaaattgtaattcttattaaaaaaaaaaaaatctataatgAGTTAAAGCAAAAATAGAGGAAATTTCACAATGACAGAAGATTtgctgttatttttttttttcagtaaaACGAAAATGAAATAGATTTTTATAGGAGCAGAAAAGTTAGATTTTGTTGGAAGAAATCTTCTTGCTTGGAAACGTTTTCTGCTTGATCTTATTCTTAGTTACGTTCTCGATTGATGCCTCTGCTTATTCGTTTTGGGTCACTCTTCCCAATGAATTCGATTGCAACTGGGCAACCGCAAAGAGGTGGCCAAGAATATGACTCCTAAATCATTATGCACCTCGCAAAACCATTACTGTGACCCACGAAAGCAATCATATTTACATGATTAGCCCCTAAAAATCTTCATCGTGCCACTTAGAGATAAGCAACGGTGGGTATATATGTATATAACTTAGGAAATCCGGATTGAATTCTCCTCTTTACTAAatatctaataaaaaaataaagagataACCTAATTGATATTTCAGAATAAAAAATGATTTCGCATCATATAATTGGTTAATTATTAATCGGTAAATTAATTAAACcattatgaataaaaaaaaaaattcattattgTCTAGCAATGTAAAGATTACTAAGCAAAACATTAAAAGAGAATATtagaataataatttttattgggTTTGTTTCAAATACGGACAAACTACATACAATAATTGCATAAGTGCTTTAGAGGAGTGGAGAGCGATTATTCAGGTACGTGTTGGTCTCCTCCATTATCAGAAGATGAGAAGATTTCATTATTGAACGACCTTGTATTTGAATTTTGTTCAATTCTTATCCACATTAGCTTAGCTAGAAAAGCGCACTAGGCGATTTCTGTTCTTCAACTATTTTTCTTCTTTGGGTTATGTTTAATGGGGTTCTACTATTGCTGCTTCTCTTTGTTTTGGTCATTAGCTTACCTGGTAGCGATTATAGAATTATGCCCATCTTTAGTTGAAGCATCATCAGCTGGTGCGAGGAGGCAGATTGGGCCTTTAATTAACGTGACCAAGCATCTCTCCTTCCCATATTTCAGGTTGTATGAACCTGGAATTATAAATGAGATTAAGCTTCTAGGCAGTGCCAAGTTGTCATATGAAAACGGTGCCATCCAAATTCCAGATGAATCCCAAGTTACTGATCTAAGACATCAAGCTGGCCGAGCCATCTACTCTTTTCCAATCCGTCTTCTTGATCCATTCACTAGAACTCCTGCTTCCTTCGAGACCTCATTTTCTTTTCGGTTTAGTAACTCCATTACTACTCATGTCAACTCCTCCAATGTTTCTTCCACTGGCGGAGGCAGTGGCCTTGCCTTCATTATAGTCCCTGATGAATTCACTGTGGGTAGGCCTGGACCTTGGCTAGCTATGCTTAATGATGCTTGTGAGGACAACTACAAAGCAGTAGCTATTGAATTTGACAACCGTCAGAATCCAGAATTTGGAGACCCAAATGACAACCATGTTGGGATCAATCTTGGCAGCATCATTTCTACATCGACTGTTAATGCTTCTGATGTTGGTATCTCCCTCAAGGATGGCTCGGTTCACCAAGCTTGGATTGCATATGATGGTCCTCGCCGCTGGATGGATATACACCTGGGATCCAAACCAATCTTCTCCGGTTCTCTTGATCTCTCTCCCTTTCTCAATGAATACATGTTTATAGGATTCTCGGCTTCCACAGGGAATTTGACCCAAATCCACAGTATATTCTCGTGGAACTTCACCTCCACCAGCCAAGCCTCGCTTCTTATGCCATCTGTGGAAACGTGCGAGAGTAAGATTACTCGCCAAACTAGTGGTGTTCAAAGTTCACAGTCACACACCTCAAACGCAGAACCTCAAAGCAGTTTCTTGATTTTCATTGCTGTGATGGTGCTGGCTCTGGCTGTATTTGCCAGTCTTTTCTTTGGCAGGCGCAGAAATGATCAGTCCCAGACCGTGGCTCTTCCAGACAAAAAGCAAAGGCCGAGGCCTCCCAATAAACCCCGCCGCTTCAACTTTCCTGAAGTTTCCACAGCCACTCGGTGCTTCCATGAGTTGGAAATACTGGGTAGCGACTCCAGAAGTATTTACTACAGAGGGAAGCTTTCAAATGGTTGCCAAGTGGCCGTTAAACGTTTCTCGGCTCAATTTTTGAACTCACAGCTGGGATTAGATAGGCGAAGATTACTCAAAGAAATCAGTGCCATGAGCCGAGTTCGTCACCCCAATTTGGTCCCCATTAGAGGATGGTGTCAGGACAATCGAGAAACTATGGTTTTGTACGAATTCTATCCAAATGGAAGCTTAGATAAGTGGTTGTTCGGAGTTGGTGTGCTTCCCTGGACTCGGCGGTTTAAGGTGGTGAAAGACGTCGCTGATGCTCTCAGTTTCCTCCACTCTAGGCACCTTGCTCATAAGAACATGAAAGCCAGTAGTGTCTTTCTTGATGTTAGCTTCAGGGCAGCTTTGGGCGACTTCGGTTTCGTGCTTTCCCACACGGAGTCAAGGCGTTTCGAAGCAGCGGTGAGTCAAAAGGCTGATGTGTTTGAGTTCGGCATTTTTGTGTTGGAAGTGGTGTCAGGGAGAGGTAGGTTGGACAGTGAAGTGAGCCAAGAAGAGAAGGACTTGGTAGATTTTGCATGGAGAATGCACGAGACAGATGAGAAATCGAGAATAGTGGATAGAAGGATGGGCTCGGTGGTGAACTTGGAACAGGCAATAAGAGTATTGGAGATTGGATTGCTTTGTACACTAAATGAGAGTAAAGGTAGGCCTTCTATGGAGGAAGTGGTGGGTTTCTTGAGCTTGGAAATGGCAACTCCTGAGTTGCCACCAAGTAGACCTGTTTCTTTGTTTCCCTACGATAGCGCTAATGGCTTATGTACCGGCTATTCATGCTCTCCTTTTAAGTGAATCATACTATCACTGTAAttgtaaacaaaaaattaaaaatggaagACATTGGAAGCTGCTTTAGTCGGTTAAAAACCGCAAATCTTTATCTGATTTATGAATGAAAGGCACAAGACatatgaaaaattatatatatatttaaaagataaattaaatatatttatattttaaattttataatagatTGCGTGTAAGTAAATATTTTACCAGTAATATACGCAATGTGCCAAgtagttaataaaaaaaataaattttattgatttattaaTATGCTGATAATTTATTAATGTGTTGATGTGTTATAATTTTATTAGTTTGGAATGCCAATGCGAAGTGATATGCCGAGCGCATGGTATGAATTCCCGTAGGTATATGCGCTTTCCCTTGTAAAGAATGCACAAGACATGAGAAATCGAGAGTTGATGGGAGGATCGATGGGCTTGGTGGTGAACTTGGAAAGTATTGGAGATTGGATTACTTAGTACACTATATGAGAGTAgaaaactttttaaaatttaaaaaattaaaaaaaaaacctaataaCGATAAAGATGCATAGGTTTTCTTCTTTTTTAAGGACGAAtgtataagaaaagaaaaaaccaaTGATCCGTTGActgtaaaattttgaatttaaaagtcaattaaaattaattgtgttaaataaaaaaatataatctaATTTAACCAAGGCGAGTTATTCTTGGTTTTATTGTTttgttaaattttataataatacttAATTGAAGCATAATataaaatcataaatttaaaacCTATTAACttatttccatttaagattttctgaaaaaatggtattcaataattttaatatgtgaaGCCCTCCCtcatactataattaaaaatctTATGAGATATCTTTGATCCTGTTTTTACCATTTTAAAAGTAGGATCGAGTATTCTAttcaaattgaattgaattgaaccataaaaatcaaattaactgaattatcatattttaaaaattgaaccgaacataaatgaataaaaaatagaATTGAACCGAACTATTCTAttttggttcgattcggtttgaatCGATTGGTTTTGAGTTTTGATGGGTTTTattatttagacttgatttttaagttatttgatatgattttgatcttaatttgaacctaataaccattaatcaatgaaattaatcaatatatatataaatttcttataaaaataaatcaatttaaaaaataataaagtaattcagTTTGGTTTAATTCAACTGATTTTTTCTCTccaaaatcaaatcgaaccaaaataactgaaaattttaatatccaaaatcgaaccgaattgaattATCTTAAAAACTGAACTGAATTATCAAATTAagacggttcggttcgatttattcggttcaaactgaaaCTGAATAGTGTTCACccctatttaaaattaataatttattaatttttaaattattatcaaCCAAAAAATATTAATACAATTAATgacaatgaaaaataattttataataaagtaTTATTGTGTTAAATCATTAACAAATAAGAACTAAAATTATTATGAGTGAATTActttatgttatttattttattgtttggattcgtatatttaaatttaacatttagattttaaatattgaatttgaaatttataatttaaaaatttacaaatatcttatttgaataataaaaaaaattttaaaaatttgaatttcaaATGAAGGTGAGGATCTAAAAAATGTTTCGTAGGTTGATTTTGAATTTCAAATAACATAAGtagtattgttatttcaaatCCTTAGGTagtattgtcatttcaaatcctTACTTTGTTAAGTCTTTATAATTATCTTAAATTTGATCAAAATCCAAATTCATGTTCTTTAAACCTCCCAAGTAAGCTATTTAATCCAAATCCAAATTCActgctttaaattcatgaatccaaacacaaacttagggtttttagatttttttattgCTCAGCTAGTTGAtatatttgaataaatatattaattagcccataaaataattttgataattatattaattagttcctaaatgtaacacccttctcccgtctacagtgtagctgagtaagacatgctacattcggtgccggagcaccctatcctgtcttatcgtttacaatattaatttaatgttcaTTTAGTTTTATTATCTCacttgtagaattttttttttatcccatttcatttttatggagacccagacagagtctcctctgttctATTCGTGCATGGTGAGTttcatgttacctgttaaaacaattcatatcctttatatctattcattcatcatattaTTCCTCATGCTGGTatcaatttttaagaaaataaaatactacatttcattcatataaaattaagtataatatttacaatttatatacaatccaaaaatgatttacttcatttaattacatacaatatcAAAATGAAAAATCTAATATATACATGATCCCTACCAAAATGACTGATGAGGCGACAATatacactgtagcagatctgctcaagtcctgtctaggctctactgctgctgctgtgggtcTCTTGTACCTACACAATGGAaaaaccaacacgctaagcataatgcttagtggtgcatatataaagaaaaataactaaataatttaaaataattattttaagtataaccttataaagtaacatacaattatatgaatttacaatctttttacttgtttatcaaactttggaagcaattaaataaattgggatctttttattcatgtaatttgtattcggtcttatataatttatattaatggttctctcatgtacttgtttgaatttaaaattttatttctcataactgtgcccaagtaacttatgacagactataaagactagatactcgggagtatactagttaaacatctgtatgtctatccagtatataacgatcatatcaggcacaatgccagcgggcaggcataagccagtaataatgaaaattggcaatatggccatcgggcaggcataaagccagtagaacaatcatcttagacatatgttgtctgtcaatgattatctctgtgggcagtactgtaatatgtaatccctaattggtataccaattgattcaAGTTATATAATTGAGTCTAGGTGTATTTTgagcaaaataatattattaagtatttataatttcattaattcatgttatttttatgtttaacaatttattctaattcatttcatctcatatactAAGTTATTTTATGGACCTTTCTTAAGGTACAAATTTAGTGTCTTCAATTCATCTAACCAATTGGCCAAGATGTAGCTACTGTTTggctatacttccttcatggaagttgtccctctatgtcttgtctttgttttcctttttgaatcatgtcatttgaagttttagaactcaagttatggtcaaataaccataaatgGTTCACTGTCTCTTTTTGGGTCCAGAATTAGACAAATTCTGGAGTCTGTAttggtctaattaattggacctgttacagtcatttttaggcctaatgttcttcataaaagttattatcctatgtcttatggtcactcagaaagtttaattataatttttcaaattttgtagaattagttatggccaaataactaaCCTGGACTCAAGTATCCTGTGTCCTCAGGGTCCAGGTTTAGGTCAGTAACTTTGACCTCCATTTTATGGTTATTATGTTCATAGTTTGAAGACCATGTttgaaacaaagttggagccctgtttcttagggtttCAGATCAGTATCGCacatcctaattggagttttctagtggaagatatcctataaacactattctggggtcaaatgtAATTTGGTCAACTCCAGGTTTTGATATGTTAACTTCTTCAAACCATTTAACCTAGTTCCTTtgagttctgggttttggtcaaaagaccaatattgtagatctatgtcttgtaaAAATTTTGccattagtttcattgcatttgaatttttatagaccaagttatggccattttgccaaaactgatcggatagtctatgtccaggaaattctgggcaaaaaTGATTCTGGTAAGTTTGGTGACCTAAATTGGGtcagtaatttcatttggttagatgcATTTTTAGGCTTGGTGTTctgaatgaaagttgtagtaccatGTCTAagcttccaatggtataaaattcaggtcatttggacctgtctagagggagttatggccaaatgaacttgtactattcatttagttatttttctgggttcagtgtatgGATATtcggattgggacagtaaattgatcaagatttggacagaatgtgggcatggtttcttcatgaaaaatggggtattttgagtctagtttcaccttcaattggcttcataccaattggagtcacacaatttcagttatagctcaaacaaggcactggactcataggtccaaatttccttcaaagaacatgcactccctatattcattcctccttactcccaaactataatttgtcattcatagcacttcaattagtcaacaatcaatctcaacaagtcAATCTCTAACAATTACACAAAAGCCCTAAATTTatgatcaaaccctaattcaatatcTCCAAATCAAGCATACACCCATGCAAGTCAATTCCCAACacattaaacttcattaatcaacttccCTAACCAATTTAAAACTATCAAACCATCAATTTCATTCTTATTCTAGGGCTGTCGAAATTTAGTAACTTCATATCCTCATGAATCTCTTTTGATTTCATgtcaatttaacttaatttagcaTGTTTTTCATGCTTATGAAAGGAAGAAAAATGGTTTAGTgcactaatgtaacacccctatgtttggtagtgcgttctactgttccagtgaccagtgttgtccggacagttaggatgcctagaactacacttaaatattgatgaggagacataaaataatgaaatacaagaaaagaaaatacaagaaaaataaaggaaaaataatagcaatgaaatataaccaagttaaacgagccgagaaccctagcgatgggtgaccacactgggatgttgcggcgtggaccgttgactagccctgaaccgcgggaaaccctggaaaaaatttatagacataattaaagacttattgaagtataaaaatcattaaaaatatcaaagaaaaattaattaattagtacaaagaaaaacaagaaatcaagaaaacgacaaaacttggtgttaccaaaaaatcgggaatgcaacccgaacaggggcattgtggtcatttgacaccccgagttgtcttttgacctcaatttccattaaaaatgagtgatagcacactttgaaaatatcataaaaattaaaattgtggtatattataataatagtgcaagaaatggggtataatttgaataactaaaactttaacatataatattgtttaattaaactatagtggagcactaagggatgtttaaacTTATTAAGGGACATGTGCATGTCCACTAAATGATTCATTTTCTGGTTCATCTTCTTCATGCCGCATTCCAAATCCTCTCCCAAACTCCATGGCCGCTCCACCTTTGAGTTCCCATTTCCCAtgttcaagccatgatcctttaatgctcccttcactaaagttgttctacacaacttgggcagtagataggcagcaagaagttcaagttttggtgagattttgaagaatttcaaaagtggtaagtatgtatttttgatgattgtttcattaaaccttgaatggatgttatgggtagttgaattgtggaaggatttttgaagtttgatgagttaatgaaGAGGTACATTTTTTGCAgctatggaacttcaataagagctgtttatccttgcatgtaaatggtagatttatgtaacactcctaagttcagtagtgcgttctactgttctggtgaccagtgttgtccggacagctaggatgcctaaaactacacttcgatatgagtgaggagacataaaataatgaaatacaataaaagaaaatacaagaaaaacaaaggaaaaataatagtaaagaaatgcaaccaagttaagcgagccgagaaccctagtgatgggtgaccgcaccaggaagtcacggcgtagactgttgactagccttggaccgcggggaaccctagaaattattttttggacttaaagagacatcaattgaagtataaataccataaaaatattaaataaaaattaattaattagtacaaaaaaaagtgagaaatcgaaaaacggacaaaactcggtattaccgaaaaatccggaatgcaacccgaacaggggcattgtggtcatttgacaccccgagttgtcttttgacctaaatgtccatcaaaaataaataatattacacttgaaaaatataatgaaaattaaatttgtggtacctaatgtaaatagccaaaagtggagagtaaatggagtaattaacacatttaacatataatattaattaaataaagttagtagagagttagtgggaattatctacacctaagtggaTAGCCACATCACTCaacatcttcatcttcctcaattcactcaccattgccgaaaatccaaaagctttcaatcctcccatggccacccaaatgcatggttcattacacccattttcaagctagattttggttacttgtcttcattaattttgttcctcacaccatgggcagtagatgggcagcaagaaaggaaagtttttgtggagttttgaagaatttccaaagtggtaagtttgtgttttttattattgtttaattaaagtttgtaaggatgttatgggtgtttgatttatggagaaatttttgaggtttgatgttgaatggggatgtgtacttttggcagccatggaaacaccttgaaggcagtttatttttgcttgtaaatggtgaattaaatgattgattaaatgtatattgtgtaggaaattatttgggtgatgtatacttagtatatgtaaatgtgaaatgaaatttaaagctcggaaattaatggaatgtaaatgtaccattgtggtagtttgttagcttttgaagaatgctggaattcatgcttggtttatggaataatgatgttaatttgtgataggggttatggcagtttgagtgcatgtatgatggtgtgaagttggacatgtaaatgagcatgaattggtgattgaattgttataaattgagttggacaaattctgcacttgttggtgcacattgaatgtaattgtaagctgccaaaatgacctataatatgttgtaaattatgtttaggttgtggtacaaccagaattggtttgaatgttgagtttggtaagtgttaaaagtgatccttgatgtgtatgcaaaaattacaata carries:
- the LOC110656426 gene encoding L-type lectin-domain containing receptor kinase VIII.2; protein product: MGFYYCCFSLFWSLAYLVAIIELCPSLVEASSAGARRQIGPLINVTKHLSFPYFRLYEPGIINEIKLLGSAKLSYENGAIQIPDESQVTDLRHQAGRAIYSFPIRLLDPFTRTPASFETSFSFRFSNSITTHVNSSNVSSTGGGSGLAFIIVPDEFTVGRPGPWLAMLNDACEDNYKAVAIEFDNRQNPEFGDPNDNHVGINLGSIISTSTVNASDVGISLKDGSVHQAWIAYDGPRRWMDIHLGSKPIFSGSLDLSPFLNEYMFIGFSASTGNLTQIHSIFSWNFTSTSQASLLMPSVETCESKITRQTSGVQSSQSHTSNAEPQSSFLIFIAVMVLALAVFASLFFGRRRNDQSQTVALPDKKQRPRPPNKPRRFNFPEVSTATRCFHELEILGSDSRSIYYRGKLSNGCQVAVKRFSAQFLNSQLGLDRRRLLKEISAMSRVRHPNLVPIRGWCQDNRETMVLYEFYPNGSLDKWLFGVGVLPWTRRFKVVKDVADALSFLHSRHLAHKNMKASSVFLDVSFRAALGDFGFVLSHTESRRFEAAVSQKADVFEFGIFVLEVVSGRGRLDSEVSQEEKDLVDFAWRMHETDEKSRIVDRRMGSVVNLEQAIRVLEIGLLCTLNESKGRPSMEEVVGFLSLEMATPELPPSRPVSLFPYDSANGLCTGYSCSPFK